Proteins encoded by one window of Bradyrhizobium sp. B097:
- a CDS encoding acyl-CoA dehydrogenase family protein, protein MDFTMSARQKEWLERVQAFMKTHVRPAVPIYDKQDAEGPRWKVIPILEDLKKKAKAEGLWNMFMPPSSHEDDEFHGAGLSNLEYALLSEEMGHISWASEVFNCSAPDTGNMEVFIRYGTKEQKRKWLRPLMDGEIRSAFLMTEPAVASSDATNIETRIEKDGDHYVINGRKWWSSGVGDPRCKVAILMGKTDFNAAKHQQQSQILVPLDTPGIKVEKMLPVFGFDDAPHGHAQVLLENVRVPKENILLGEGRGFEIAQGRLGPGRIHHCMRTIGKAEEALEKMVKRLASRTAFGKKIIEHSVWEQRIGEARTDIEMNRLLCLKAADMMDKVGNKTAQAEIAMIKVAAPNMALKIIDQAIQAYGGGGVSDEAGLAKDYAHIRTLRLADGPDEVHNRAIARLELRKYANTSH, encoded by the coding sequence ATGGATTTCACGATGTCGGCCAGGCAGAAGGAATGGCTTGAGCGCGTTCAGGCTTTCATGAAAACGCATGTCCGTCCCGCCGTGCCGATCTACGACAAGCAGGACGCCGAAGGTCCGCGCTGGAAGGTGATCCCGATCCTCGAGGATCTGAAGAAGAAGGCGAAGGCCGAGGGCCTCTGGAACATGTTCATGCCGCCGTCCTCGCATGAGGATGACGAATTCCACGGCGCGGGATTGAGCAACCTCGAATACGCGCTGCTGTCGGAAGAGATGGGCCACATCTCCTGGGCGTCCGAGGTTTTCAACTGCTCCGCCCCCGATACCGGTAACATGGAAGTGTTCATCCGCTACGGCACCAAGGAGCAGAAGCGCAAATGGCTGCGTCCGCTGATGGACGGCGAGATCCGCTCCGCCTTCCTGATGACCGAGCCGGCGGTTGCGTCCTCTGACGCCACCAACATCGAGACCCGGATCGAGAAGGACGGCGATCACTACGTCATCAACGGCCGCAAATGGTGGTCGTCGGGCGTCGGCGATCCCCGCTGCAAGGTCGCGATCCTGATGGGCAAGACCGACTTCAACGCCGCCAAGCATCAGCAGCAGTCGCAGATCCTGGTGCCGCTCGACACCCCCGGCATCAAGGTCGAGAAGATGCTGCCGGTGTTCGGCTTCGACGACGCGCCGCATGGCCATGCCCAGGTGTTGCTCGAAAACGTTCGCGTGCCGAAGGAAAACATCCTGCTCGGCGAAGGCCGCGGCTTCGAGATCGCGCAGGGCCGTCTCGGTCCGGGCCGCATCCATCACTGCATGCGCACCATCGGCAAGGCCGAGGAGGCGCTGGAGAAGATGGTGAAGCGGCTCGCCTCGCGCACCGCGTTCGGCAAGAAGATCATCGAGCATTCGGTCTGGGAGCAGCGCATCGGCGAGGCCCGCACCGATATCGAGATGAACCGCTTGCTGTGCCTCAAGGCCGCCGACATGATGGACAAGGTCGGCAACAAGACCGCGCAGGCCGAGATCGCGATGATCAAGGTCGCAGCTCCGAACATGGCGCTGAAGATCATCGACCAGGCGATCCAGGCCTATGGCGGCGGCGGCGTCTCCGACGAAGCCGGGCTCGCCAAGGACTACGCCCACATCCGCACGCTTCGCCTGGCGGACGGTCCGGACGAGGTGCACAATCGCGCCATTGCCAGACTTGAACTTCGGAAGTATGCAAACACGTCGCACTGA
- a CDS encoding phosphotransferase family protein, producing the protein MADGVRKDEEFSGTREVEERHRINQANLAAWMQEHVEGYLGPLKVLQFKGGQSNPTYKLETPGRNYVMRRRPFGKLLPSAHAVDREFRVIAALGKQNFPVAKAYALCTDDAVVGSAFYVMSMEEGRVFWDPTLPSQQPDARRKIFTSKIETLAKLHMLDPEKIGLGDFGKPGNYFARQVDRWTKQYRASETQHIPEFEKLAEWLPKTVPEQKRVSVVHGDYRLDNMIFHATEPRVQAVLDWELSTLGDPMADFTYLLMQWTMPGLANADLKALNIPSQDEAAQIYCDVTGMAVPDLNWYFSYNLFRLAGITQGIAGRVRDGTAANAKALESAKRTVPLSQASWEYAQKAGAT; encoded by the coding sequence GTGGCGGACGGCGTCAGGAAAGACGAAGAATTTTCCGGCACAAGGGAAGTCGAGGAGCGCCATCGTATCAACCAGGCGAACCTCGCGGCCTGGATGCAGGAACACGTCGAGGGCTATCTGGGCCCGCTCAAGGTCCTGCAGTTCAAGGGTGGCCAGTCCAACCCGACCTACAAGCTCGAAACCCCCGGCCGCAACTATGTGATGCGCCGCCGTCCGTTCGGTAAATTGTTGCCGTCGGCCCATGCGGTGGATCGCGAGTTCCGCGTCATCGCGGCGCTCGGCAAGCAGAATTTCCCGGTCGCGAAAGCCTACGCGCTGTGCACCGACGATGCGGTGGTCGGCTCGGCCTTCTACGTCATGTCGATGGAGGAGGGGCGGGTGTTCTGGGACCCGACGCTGCCGAGCCAGCAGCCCGACGCGCGCCGCAAGATCTTCACCAGCAAGATCGAGACGCTGGCGAAGCTGCACATGCTCGATCCCGAAAAGATCGGCCTCGGCGATTTCGGCAAGCCCGGCAATTATTTTGCGCGCCAGGTCGACCGCTGGACCAAGCAGTATCGCGCGTCCGAGACGCAGCACATTCCCGAATTCGAGAAGCTCGCGGAGTGGCTGCCGAAGACGGTGCCGGAGCAGAAGCGCGTCTCGGTCGTGCACGGCGACTATCGCCTCGACAACATGATCTTCCACGCCACCGAGCCGCGGGTGCAGGCGGTGCTTGACTGGGAATTGTCGACGCTCGGCGATCCCATGGCCGACTTCACCTATCTGCTGATGCAGTGGACCATGCCGGGCCTCGCCAATGCCGACCTCAAGGCGCTGAACATTCCGAGCCAGGACGAGGCGGCGCAGATCTACTGCGACGTCACCGGCATGGCTGTGCCGGATCTGAACTGGTACTTCTCCTACAATCTGTTCCGCCTCGCCGGCATCACGCAGGGCATTGCGGGCCGGGTCCGCGACGGCACCGCCGCGAATGCCAAGGCCCTCGAGTCGGCCAAGCGCACCGTGCCGCTGTCGCAGGCGTCCTGGGAATACGCGCAGAAGGCCGGCGCAACCTGA